A region of Deltaproteobacteria bacterium DNA encodes the following proteins:
- a CDS encoding response regulator, which produces MLNPKEHIILFVDDGENILSSLYRLFRKEGYNMLKANNARDGLALFGKNKISLVISDHRMPEMEGVDFLAKVKEISPDTIRIMLTGYANMDATVSAINVSGVHRYITKPWDDNALKLTVRDLIEQCELKKENARLFELTEKQNKELKELNESLERKVEDRTRQLRESFFAFIRICVDLMELYDPHLSGHSKRVAKLSREIAVKMGLDSREIEFIESAALLHDIGIIGVPKEILKKDEDSMSDVEISLFRQHPIAGQDAIGELPDLKQIGLIIRSHHEGWSGRGYPDRLRGEEIPVGSRIISAANRFDNIFRLHDKKTAVIELKKERGIDLDPEAVNHLIEIVEGKKDDEESVQEVPFSMIKEGMILAKDIYTNGKKLLLPKGNTLTGIMVERLKNFHRIDPIVDWVYILRDK; this is translated from the coding sequence ATGCTTAATCCCAAAGAACATATAATACTGTTTGTTGATGATGGGGAGAATATACTCTCATCACTTTACAGGCTCTTCAGGAAAGAGGGATACAATATGCTCAAGGCAAATAATGCAAGAGATGGGCTCGCCCTCTTTGGAAAAAACAAGATAAGCCTTGTGATCTCCGACCACAGGATGCCAGAGATGGAGGGCGTTGATTTTCTGGCAAAGGTCAAAGAGATTTCGCCTGATACAATAAGAATCATGCTTACAGGGTATGCGAACATGGATGCAACAGTTTCTGCCATAAATGTCAGTGGGGTGCATAGGTATATTACAAAACCATGGGATGACAATGCCTTAAAACTTACAGTAAGAGACCTTATTGAACAGTGTGAACTTAAGAAAGAGAATGCGCGGCTTTTTGAATTGACAGAAAAACAAAACAAAGAACTTAAAGAATTAAACGAATCGCTTGAACGAAAGGTTGAAGACAGGACAAGGCAGTTAAGGGAGAGTTTTTTTGCATTTATAAGAATCTGTGTAGATTTAATGGAACTTTATGACCCGCACCTTAGCGGACATTCAAAAAGGGTTGCGAAACTTTCCAGAGAGATTGCAGTGAAGATGGGGCTGGATAGCAGGGAAATTGAATTTATTGAATCTGCCGCCCTTTTACATGATATCGGGATTATAGGTGTACCTAAAGAGATTCTCAAAAAAGATGAAGATTCCATGAGTGATGTAGAGATAAGTCTTTTCAGACAGCATCCTATTGCAGGGCAGGATGCGATTGGGGAATTACCTGATTTAAAACAGATTGGACTTATAATAAGGAGCCATCATGAAGGGTGGTCAGGCAGGGGGTATCCTGACAGACTTAGAGGAGAAGAGATACCTGTTGGTTCAAGGATAATATCTGCTGCCAATAGATTTGATAATATTTTCAGACTCCACGATAAAAAAACTGCTGTCATAGAACTAAAAAAAGAGCGGGGCATAGATTTGGACCCTGAGGCGGTCAATCATCTTATAGAAATAGTGGAAGGTAAGAAAGATGATGAAGAAAGTGTGCAGGAGGTGCCTTTTTCTATGATTAAAGAAGGCATGATTCTTGCTAAAGATATTTATACAAATGGCAAGAAACTATTACTCCCCAAAGGCAATAC